One Opitutaceae bacterium genomic window, CTTGGCATCGAAATTGAATCCGCCGGAGCCGACGCCGCCGGCCTTGAGGATGGCGACCATGGCCAGGGTGAGTTCCTTGACGTCGGTATTGAACTGATCGGTGTCCCAGCCGAGGAGGGGGTCGCCGGTGTTGGCGTCAATCGACCCGAGCATCCCGTGTGCGGCGGCCAGTTCGATCTCGTGCTGGAAGGTGTGACCGGCCAGGGTGGCGTGGTTGGTCTCGATGTTGAATTTGAAGTGGCGATCGAGCTTGTAGTGCTTGAGGAAGGCGATCCCGCTGGCCACATCGAAGTCGTACTGGTGCTTGGTCGGCTCCTTGGGTTTGGGCTCGATGAGGAATTGTCCGTTGAAGCCGATCGACTTGGCGTAATCGACCGCCATGTGGAGGAAGGCGCCAAGGTGATCGAGTTCGCGCTTGAGGTTCGTGTTGAGGAGCGTCTCGTAACCTTCGCGGCCGCCCCAGAAAACGTAGTTTTCGCCGCCGAGTTCCTTGGTCACGTCGATCGCTTTCTTCACCTGGGCGGCGGCATAGGCGAAGACATGGGAGTCGGGGTTGGTGGCGGCGCCGCACATGTATCGGGGATTGGAGAAGAGGTTGGCCGTGCCCCAGAGGAGTTTGACCCCGGTGGCCTTCTGCAGGCCTTTGGCGTGGGCGATCACCCGGTCGAGGATCCTGTTGGATTCGCGCAGGCTGCGGCCCTCCGGGGCAATGTCGCGGTCGTGGAAGCACCAGAACGGGGCCCGGATCTTGACGAAGAACTCGAACGCGGCATCCATCCGGCGCAGGGCATCGGCGAGGGGATCCTTGCCTGTTTCCCAGGGGCGACAGATGGTGGGAGAGCCGAACGGGTCGAGACCCGCTCCGCGGAAGGTATGCCAGTAGGCGATGCCGAAGCGCATATGTTCCGACAGGGTCTTCCCGTCGATGACTTCGTCCGGATCGTAATGCCGGAAGGCGAAAAGATTGTCGGTGCCGGGACCCTCGTAGGGAATCGGCTTCTTGACCATTTTGAACCAGTTGGTGGCGGCGGCTTTCTTCTTCATCAATTTGGGTGTTTTGGGATTCGAAGGTGTGTTTATCACCGACGGTGGGGATCAGGTCAACCGTTCCGAGGAGTTTCGATCCGGGCGAACCGGTGGCAGACACGGGCAGGTGGATGCCTTCAGGGGAAGGATTCCCGGCGGTTGGGGCTGTGACGACGTGTTTGAGACACAGGTTAAGGAGCCGGGTTCGGCCGGAAAACCTCAATCGTCGGATTGACATTAAATCAAACGTTTGATTATTTTCGAGTGAAATGGAAGATCATCGAAATGAGGACCGACCGGACGTTGAGGCTGGCCGGGGCGATCAGGCCCGCACCGCGCTGCTTCAGGCGGCCATCGACGTTTTCGGGGAATCGAGCCTGGAGGACGCCACCACCCGCGAGATCTCGCGGCGGTCGGGCCAGAACATCGCCTCGATCGCCTATTATTTCGGCAACAAGGAGGGGCTCTACCATGCCTGTGTCGGCCATGTCGTCGAGATGATGCGAGGGTTGATGGGGCCAATGGTGGCGGAGATTGAAGAGGAACTGGCAGTCGGCGCGATTTCCCGGGCCCGCTGCCTGAGCCGATTGCAGGACATGTACGAGCTGCTGGCAGTGAATGGCTTTCTGCGATCCGAGACCGTCAGCGTGAGCCGGATCATCATGCGGGAGATGGTTCGCCCGACCGAGGCTTTCGAGATCTTCTTCAACGGTCCGGTCACCCGCTTCCACGAACTGGCGACGGAACTGATCCGCAGGTATCTTGGTCGCGAGACGGTGGATCAGGATCTGGTCATTTTCTCTCACACCCTGTTTGGACAGGTGCTGGGTTTCCGGGCGGCCCGCGAGTTTTTTCTGCGTCGGGTGGAGTGGATGGACTTCGGACCGGAAGAGAGCTCTGCGGTGATCTCGGTCCTTCGGCAGAATATCGAGATCCTTCTCGCCGGTTGGCGCGGCCGGGAGCGCCGTGCGTCCCGCTCCTCAACCTGATAGGTCCACTCAATCGATCCGAAATCGTCATGAACAAGAAGATACTCTTACCGATCGGGCTCGCCGTTCTCGCGGCCGGGGCCTGGTATTTCCTGAAAGAAAGGGAAGGGGCCGACGGTTCCACGCTCACGTTGCAGGGCAACGTGGACATCCGTGAGGTCAACCTGGGTTTCCGGGTGGGTGGCCGCCTGGCCAGTCTGGAGTTCGACGAGGGGGACGCGGTCCAGTCCGGCGAGGTCATGGCCCGGCTCGACGCTGCGCCCTACGAACGTGCCGTCGAGGACGCCGTTGCCCGGGTCGCGTCGCTCCGCTCACGGGTCAAGCTGGTCGAATCGGGCTACCGCCCGGAGGAGGTCGATCAGGCACGGGCGTCGGTCGAAGCGAGGCGGGTGGGCCTGGCCAATGCCGAGCGGCGGTTGGTGCGTGAGACCGAGCTTCGTGGCACCGGTGCGTCGGCGGCGAAGGCCTACGACGATGCCCTGGCGGCCCGCGACGAGGCCGTTGCCCAAGTCAAGCTGGCCGAGGCATCGCTGGCTCTGCTGGTGGCCGGTTTCCGATCCGAAGATATCGAGCAGGCCCGGGCGAATCTTGCGGCGGGCGAGGCGGCCCTGGCTTCGGCCCGGATTCAGGTCGACGATGCGGTATTGAGGGCGCCGTCCGACGGGGTGGTGCTGACCCGGGTGGTCGAACCCGGAACCATACTCGGTCCCGGCGCGACGGTGTATTCACTTTCCCTGACCCGGCCGGTCTGGGTGCGCGCCTATGTGAGTGAACCCGATCTCGGCCGGATCCGGCCCGGACAGAAGGTTGAGGTGGCAACGGACACGGATCCCGGAAAACCCTGCATCGGCCAGATCGGATTCATTTCGCCGACGGCGGAGTTCACTCCGAAGACGGTGGAAACGAAGGAGCTCCGGACGGGGCTGGTTTACCGTTTGAGGATCGTCGTCGAGGATTCCGATGACCGGTTTCGTCAGGGCATGCCGGTAACGGTGCGGATCACCGGATCCGATGCCGGGCAGCGGGACTGACGGGTGCGCGATGGGCGATGTGGTCATCAGTATCTCGGCGGTGACGAAACGTT contains:
- the cecR gene encoding transcriptional regulator CecR, which encodes MEDHRNEDRPDVEAGRGDQARTALLQAAIDVFGESSLEDATTREISRRSGQNIASIAYYFGNKEGLYHACVGHVVEMMRGLMGPMVAEIEEELAVGAISRARCLSRLQDMYELLAVNGFLRSETVSVSRIIMREMVRPTEAFEIFFNGPVTRFHELATELIRRYLGRETVDQDLVIFSHTLFGQVLGFRAAREFFLRRVEWMDFGPEESSAVISVLRQNIEILLAGWRGRERRASRSST
- the xylA gene encoding xylose isomerase — protein: MKKKAAATNWFKMVKKPIPYEGPGTDNLFAFRHYDPDEVIDGKTLSEHMRFGIAYWHTFRGAGLDPFGSPTICRPWETGKDPLADALRRMDAAFEFFVKIRAPFWCFHDRDIAPEGRSLRESNRILDRVIAHAKGLQKATGVKLLWGTANLFSNPRYMCGAATNPDSHVFAYAAAQVKKAIDVTKELGGENYVFWGGREGYETLLNTNLKRELDHLGAFLHMAVDYAKSIGFNGQFLIEPKPKEPTKHQYDFDVASGIAFLKHYKLDRHFKFNIETNHATLAGHTFQHEIELAAAHGMLGSIDANTGDPLLGWDTDQFNTDVKELTLAMVAILKAGGVGSGGFNFDAKIRRPSIDLDDLFHAHIGGMDAYAHAFKRARRILADGTLTRLVADRYASFDADFGKLIERKKIGFRELEKLVLKKGEPKPRSGKQEMYENILMHGVND
- the hlyD gene encoding secretion protein HlyD, coding for MNKKILLPIGLAVLAAGAWYFLKEREGADGSTLTLQGNVDIREVNLGFRVGGRLASLEFDEGDAVQSGEVMARLDAAPYERAVEDAVARVASLRSRVKLVESGYRPEEVDQARASVEARRVGLANAERRLVRETELRGTGASAAKAYDDALAARDEAVAQVKLAEASLALLVAGFRSEDIEQARANLAAGEAALASARIQVDDAVLRAPSDGVVLTRVVEPGTILGPGATVYSLSLTRPVWVRAYVSEPDLGRIRPGQKVEVATDTDPGKPCIGQIGFISPTAEFTPKTVETKELRTGLVYRLRIVVEDSDDRFRQGMPVTVRITGSDAGQRD